The DNA region ACAGCACGGCCATCGTGTCGCACGAACCGCGCGGCGCCCCCGCTCCGGCCCACATGCCGCCGGTGTCGCGGCGCAGCACGATCGCCGACGATCCGCCGCCGTCCAGAAGCACGGCGGTGTCACTGCCCAAGCCGCGGAACAGGTCCTGGATCTGGTCGGGTGTGTAGTTGCCGCCCTGGAAGACGAACATCTCGTCGCGGTCCCTGGCGTAGGCGATCGCGGTGCGTGCCGCGCTCGGCCCCGGGTCGTTGAGCTGGCCGGTGTCACCCGGCGCCAGCAGGCCGAGACCGGCGACCGCGACGAACCTGGTGCCCTTGTCGATCAGATCCTGGATGACCGGGGACGCGGCGTCGAAGTCGTCGGTGCTCTTCGGCGATACGACATACGGCGCCCCGGCCACCGGCATGATCATCGTCGTGAGCGCGGTCCAGGTCTCGTTCCCACCCGACAGCCCCTGCTTGCCCGCGTAGGCGAGTGTGCCGGTCACGGCGGTGTTGGTGCGTCCCAGTCCTCGGGTGTTGTCGACGTAGGCGCCCAGCGGTGAACTGCAGCCCGTCGACTTCCACGACCCGCCCTGCTGGCCGCGGACGTCGAAGAAGTTGGCGTTGATCGCGATCGTGGGTTGGCCCAGCGCCTGCCATGCCTGCAGCGGGGGGTAGATCTCCGAGGCCTGCCACAGCCCCTCGCCGGTTCGTGCGCGCGGATCACGCTCGCAGCGGGCCTGATAGCCGGTGTGCGAGTCGGCGAGCAGTCGCGGGGCCAATCGTTCGGAGGCCGCCTTGATGATCATCAGCCGGCCGCCGTTGTTCATCTCGTACCAGGAACCCCCGGCATTGAGCATCGGGGCGGGGAATCCGCTGCCGAAGTTGTAGACGAGGTAGGAGCCGCGGGTGTTCGCGATCGCGGACGCCAGGAGTTCGCGCGCTCCGTCCGCCGACGCGACGGGAGCGCTCACGGAGGTCGCGAGCACGGCGCAGGCCATGACCGCGGAAACCGCGCGGGCGCGTGGGGTGACGCGTCGGAGGTTTGCGACGGGAGTCGGCACCGGCGGCTCCTCACGGACGATGGGCGGCCGACGGAGATCGGCTAGTTAACAATAAGCCCAGTAGAACCACTGTCAACTTTCGTCACAGTGGTATCACGTTCTGATTTCGGGCGGGTCGCTGCGACGTTTGCTGACGAGCGGGTGAAAAGCTGATGACGTCAGTACCGTCGAGAGTGAGGATGTTGCGAGATGGGTATCCCGTGACGATGGCAACCGTTTCACGCAAGTTCAACGTCAGCCCGCCGCCACGCGTCGTGGTCGACTACCTGAAGGACTTCGCAAACGCCGAGAAGTGGGACCCCGGAACCCGCAGTTGTGAGCGGGTCGGTACCGGCCCGGTCGCTGAGGGCTCCTATTGGCACAACGTGTCGAAGCTCTTCGGGGTGACCGCAGAGCACACCTTCAAGCTCGAGGAGCTCTCGGACCACAAAGTGGTCTTCATCGGCGAGAACAAGTCGTCGACGGCGGTCGACACCATCACCGTCGAAGCCGACGGCGCCGGATCGGTGATCACCTACGAAGCCGAGCTGGAGATGTACGGCGCGGCCAAATTGCTCAACCCCGTGATGAAGCGGGCGTTCGAGAAGCGGGCCGGGGACACCGAGAAGCAGATGACCACCGTGCTGAACCGGCTGGCGGAATCCGCTTAGCCGGGCGGAGCGAGCCGGTAGATGGCGTCGGCGTCGTCGTCGGTGATGTAGACCGCGCCGTCGGGTCCGGCGACCGCGTCGACGGGCCGCCCCCACCGTGACCCGTCGTCGGCCTGGAAGCCGCCGACGAGTGTCTGCTGATCGCCCAGTCCGCCGTCGCGCCACGGGTAGAACGACACCTCCGGCGCCCGCGGAGGCTGCCTGTTCCAGGATCCGTGGATCCCGACCAGTGCCCCGGTCGAGTACGGCTCGGGCAGGTTGCCGTCGACGAAGCTCAGGCCGAGTGGCGCCGAGTGCGCCCCGAAACTCTGCTCCACCGGCGGCAACGACGCGCAGTCCATCAGGTCACCGTCGGGGTTGGTCTGCACGTCCCGGATGAACGGCATGTCGGCCGGACCGCCGTCGGAATTGCAGTAGGGCCAACCTAATTCGCGACCGGGAGTCAACTTCGCCAGTTGTTCGGGCGGATGGTCGTCGACGTAATCGGGGATGACCGCGCCGTAGTCAGGGCCGGGTTCGGGAAACGCGACGTTGTCGCGCCCGTTGTTCGCCGTCCAGACCGCGCCGTCGGGGGCCACGGCGAGTCCGGTGCCGTTGCGTACACCGGTCGCGAATGGTGTGGCCGGTCCGCCGCCCGGCGGTACCCGCATGATCGTCGCTCGCGGCGGATCGGCGGTGCGGTCTTCGGCCGAGATGTTTCCCGTCGACCCGATGGAGAAGTACACCGCGCCGTCCGGACCGACCGTCACACTCTTCAGGGCGTGCGAGTAGGCACCGCGCAATTCGGGGCTGCGTCCGTCCGGGAGGTCGCCCGCGACGATCCTCGGGTTGGTCGCCGCGCCGTCGGCGTAGTCGTAGGCGTCGATCTGATCACTCTGTGCCACATAGAGAGTCGAGCCCGCGAAGGCCAGGCCATGCGGTTGGTCGAGGTTGTCGAGGAGCACCGATTCCTCGGGCGCCCCGTCTTCCGCAGGTGCGAAGCGGAGCACTCGGCCCGCGCTCGGGATCGACACCAGCAGATCGCCGTCGGGTGTCC from Mycobacterium sp. DL includes:
- a CDS encoding phosphodiester glycosidase family protein; the protein is MACAVLATSVSAPVASADGARELLASAIANTRGSYLVYNFGSGFPAPMLNAGGSWYEMNNGGRLMIIKAASERLAPRLLADSHTGYQARCERDPRARTGEGLWQASEIYPPLQAWQALGQPTIAINANFFDVRGQQGGSWKSTGCSSPLGAYVDNTRGLGRTNTAVTGTLAYAGKQGLSGGNETWTALTTMIMPVAGAPYVVSPKSTDDFDAASPVIQDLIDKGTRFVAVAGLGLLAPGDTGQLNDPGPSAARTAIAYARDRDEMFVFQGGNYTPDQIQDLFRGLGSDTAVLLDGGGSSAIVLRRDTGGMWAGAGAPRGSCDTMAVLCDSRERAQPAWLGFN
- a CDS encoding SRPBCC family protein, encoding MATVSRKFNVSPPPRVVVDYLKDFANAEKWDPGTRSCERVGTGPVAEGSYWHNVSKLFGVTAEHTFKLEELSDHKVVFIGENKSSTAVDTITVEADGAGSVITYEAELEMYGAAKLLNPVMKRAFEKRAGDTEKQMTTVLNRLAESA
- a CDS encoding PQQ-dependent sugar dehydrogenase; amino-acid sequence: MRHSLRHKRTGAVLLGMALLAGCTTTTEAPTTTPAPTTTPSAAPPAVTPATGTSTVTVGVEPDLADAPFDEARQAEVPQGWTLSVWARTSKPRLAVWTPDGDLLVSIPSAGRVLRFAPAEDGAPEESVLLDNLDQPHGLAFAGSTLYVAQSDQIDAYDYADGAATNPRIVAGDLPDGRSPELRGAYSHALKSVTVGPDGAVYFSIGSTGNISAEDRTADPPRATIMRVPPGGGPATPFATGVRNGTGLAVAPDGAVWTANNGRDNVAFPEPGPDYGAVIPDYVDDHPPEQLAKLTPGRELGWPYCNSDGGPADMPFIRDVQTNPDGDLMDCASLPPVEQSFGAHSAPLGLSFVDGNLPEPYSTGALVGIHGSWNRQPPRAPEVSFYPWRDGGLGDQQTLVGGFQADDGSRWGRPVDAVAGPDGAVYITDDDADAIYRLAPPG